A single genomic interval of Polaribacter vadi harbors:
- a CDS encoding efflux RND transporter periplasmic adaptor subunit — translation MKNKNIVIYLGILVFGLLLGYFFFGNSSDNTTHNHSEIAEKNQLWTCSMHPQIMKSEPGDCPICGMDLIPAENSAEGLMADQFKLTENAIALANIQTSIVGNIQTEGNAILLSGKVVENEEENAVQVSYFSGRIERLNINSTGENIRKGQLLATIYSPELFAAQQELITAASLKESQPKLYKAVRSKLKLWKLSETQINQIENSGKVKEKFPVYATVSGTVVEKFVTEGASIKQGQPLFKIANLHTVWANFDVYENQIDLFKKGQEISITTNSNKEIKAKVDFIDPVLDTKTRTVKLRVVLDNKNGEFKPGMFVQGKIKGINSNKEEVVSIPSSAVLWTGKRSVVYVKPNENESVFEMRIITLGNKIGNNYEVISGLKNGEIIVTNGTFTIDAAAQLQGKKSMMNRKGGKVITGHENHLGMQENTVTVKNNSRVTARIKVSNVFQNQLKIVFNDYIEMKDNLVDEKTDKVIMASKNLLQNLSKVDMKLLKENDAHSHWMTLQKDIKSTTNAISKTADIIIQRNHFKELSSNLINAIQIFGINKKVYVEFCPMANSNQGAYWLSKEEKVINPYFGEAMLTCGEVKQIIE, via the coding sequence TGCATCCACAAATTATGAAATCAGAACCTGGTGATTGTCCTATTTGTGGTATGGATTTAATTCCTGCAGAAAATAGTGCTGAGGGTTTAATGGCAGACCAATTTAAATTGACAGAAAATGCAATAGCGTTGGCTAATATTCAAACTTCTATCGTTGGTAATATTCAAACAGAAGGTAATGCCATTTTATTATCAGGAAAAGTTGTAGAAAATGAAGAAGAAAATGCTGTGCAAGTCAGTTATTTTTCTGGAAGAATAGAACGTTTAAATATTAATTCTACAGGAGAAAATATTAGAAAAGGACAATTATTGGCAACAATTTATTCACCAGAATTATTTGCTGCACAACAAGAATTAATAACTGCAGCATCCTTAAAAGAATCGCAACCTAAATTATACAAAGCAGTTCGTAGTAAATTAAAATTATGGAAACTTTCAGAAACTCAAATTAATCAAATTGAAAATTCAGGTAAAGTGAAAGAAAAATTTCCTGTATATGCAACTGTTTCTGGTACAGTTGTAGAAAAATTTGTAACAGAAGGAGCATCTATTAAACAAGGGCAACCATTGTTTAAAATAGCAAACTTACATACAGTTTGGGCAAATTTTGATGTGTATGAAAATCAGATTGATTTATTTAAAAAAGGGCAAGAAATTTCTATAACTACAAATTCCAACAAAGAAATTAAGGCAAAAGTAGATTTTATAGACCCAGTTTTAGATACCAAAACAAGAACTGTAAAATTAAGAGTTGTACTTGATAATAAAAACGGTGAATTTAAACCAGGAATGTTTGTTCAAGGGAAAATTAAAGGGATCAATTCTAACAAAGAAGAGGTTGTTTCTATTCCATCATCAGCAGTTTTATGGACAGGAAAACGTTCTGTTGTATATGTAAAACCAAATGAAAATGAATCTGTTTTTGAAATGCGTATAATTACATTAGGCAATAAAATTGGGAACAACTATGAAGTGATTTCTGGTTTAAAAAATGGAGAAATCATAGTTACTAATGGAACTTTTACAATAGATGCTGCTGCACAGCTACAAGGTAAAAAGTCTATGATGAATAGAAAAGGTGGCAAAGTAATAACAGGTCACGAAAATCATTTAGGAATGCAGGAAAATACAGTTACTGTAAAAAATAACTCTAGAGTAACAGCAAGAATAAAAGTATCCAATGTATTTCAAAATCAACTAAAAATAGTCTTTAATGATTATATAGAAATGAAAGATAATTTAGTAGATGAGAAAACTGATAAAGTAATAATGGCATCAAAGAATTTGTTGCAAAATTTATCTAAAGTAGATATGAAACTCCTGAAAGAAAATGATGCTCATAGCCACTGGATGACTTTGCAAAAAGATATTAAATCTACTACTAATGCAATTTCTAAAACAGCAGATATTATAATACAAAGAAATCATTTTAAAGAACTTTCTTCAAATTTGATAAATGCAATTCAAATATTTGGAATCAATAAAAAAGTGTATGTAGAATTTTGTCCTATGGCAAATAGCAATCAAGGAGCATATTGGTTAAGTAAAGAAGAAAAAGTGATTAATCCATATTTTGGTGAAGCGATGTTAACCTGTGGAGAAGTAAAACAAATAATAGAATAA
- a CDS encoding heavy-metal-associated domain-containing protein: MKKIILSVSVIAALGLSSCKNETKKDSNTTNTEISNETAMTNVSFGVRGNCGMCKTTIEKAANNVEGVATATWDVDKKKIEVSFDEAKTDAIVIHKAIAASGYDTDKVKGDLDAYEGLPGCCKYDHSMEMNQSK; the protein is encoded by the coding sequence ATGAAAAAAATAATTTTAAGTGTATCTGTAATTGCAGCTTTAGGTTTATCAAGTTGTAAAAATGAAACAAAAAAAGATTCAAATACAACTAATACAGAAATATCAAATGAAACTGCCATGACAAATGTGTCTTTTGGAGTAAGAGGTAATTGTGGTATGTGTAAAACTACCATAGAAAAAGCAGCAAATAATGTTGAAGGTGTAGCAACTGCAACTTGGGATGTTGATAAAAAGAAAATTGAGGTCTCTTTTGATGAAGCTAAAACAGATGCCATCGTAATTCATAAAGCGATTGCAGCTTCTGGTTATGATACAGATAAAGTAAAAGGAGATTTAGATGCTTATGAGGGTTTACCTGGTTGTTGTAAATATGATCATAGTATGGAAATGAATCAATCTAAATAA
- a CDS encoding DUF6660 family protein has protein sequence MYIFAVMKFLAFILSLYIFTLNLAPCEDYEAGVFNNDVKTEISQIVDNDHQHQDLDLCSPFCICQCCHISTMTFKFVDVKFNTSYISTQDFFYQNGIEKDFTTSILQPPKA, from the coding sequence ATGTATATCTTTGCTGTAATGAAATTTTTAGCATTCATATTATCTCTATATATATTCACTCTTAATTTAGCACCTTGCGAAGATTATGAAGCTGGAGTATTTAATAATGATGTTAAAACAGAAATTTCACAAATAGTTGACAATGATCATCAGCATCAAGATTTAGATTTATGCTCTCCTTTTTGTATCTGTCAATGTTGTCATATAAGTACAATGACTTTTAAATTTGTAGATGTTAAATTTAATACATCTTACATTTCAACGCAAGATTTTTTCTATCAAAATGGTATAGAAAAAGATTTTACCACTTCTATTTTACAGCCTCCAAAGGCATAA
- a CDS encoding CusA/CzcA family heavy metal efflux RND transporter has translation MINKIIDFSINNKFIIGLLTLTIIGAGIWSATQVPIDAVPDITNNQVQVITQAPNLGTEDIEQIITYPVEIAMSNLPNVQEIRSISRFGLSVVTIVFDDDMGTYLPRQLVAEKLNDIKEQIPTGFGEPSIGPISSGLGEIYQYTLKVQPAYKDKYSITDLRTMQDWIVQRQMAMVEGVVEVNAIGGKIKQYEVAVDPNELRAIGITITDIFEALENNNQNTGGAYIEKNHQANFIRGEGLVRTLDDIKKITIKNTNNIPITIGDIAKVQFGSATRYGAVTKDGEGEVVGGVVMMLKGANSNDVIENVKERIAQIEKSLPEGVTFEPLLDRSKLIAETTSTVATNLIEGALIVIFVLIFLLGNWRGGLIVASTIPLSLLFAFILMNVFDVWANLMSLGAIDFGIIVDGAVIIVESTVFLIASKVLKKRKLTSKERDDVAADASKKMMNAAFFGQLIILIVFLPILALEGIEGKMFKPMALTFIFAMIGAMVLCLTYVPMMSALILRAPKSDKKSYGDKFVHWVECKYQPLLEKALKKGKLIISLSVVLFGITVFMFTRMGGEFIPQLDEGDIAFHAILKPGSSLTETIETTTKIEQIVKAEFPEVENIVSRIGVAEIPTDPMPMDIADIFVILKPKSEWTTVASKDELIEQMKEAVEIIPGVNYEFTQPIEMRFNELLEGVREDIAIKIYGEDINVLSQKADEISKIIAGTEGIGDMKSEATTGLPQITITYNRNKLAQYGLQINKMNQLVQSAFAGGKAGIIFEGEKRFDLVVRLDAANRTDITDVQNLFINLPSGAQIPLNEIADVSYKAGPMQISRDNTNRRTYVGINVRGRDVKSLVMEIKSKLNAQLELPTGYFIRYGGAFENLERASNRLLTVVPIALLLIFVLIYFALKSLPQTLMIYIAIPMATIGGVIALWLRDMPFSISAGVGFIVLFGVAVLNGLVMISGLNELKEEGVINLKDRIIEGTKRRIRPIMLTAFTDVLGFLPMAISASAGAEVQQPLATVVIGGLLTSTLLTLFVLPILYHWVENKSFNLRANKKIITVTAIVVFIFFLPSTGNAQEINDTLPVISMKEAVKLSKENYPLLKQKQLEINKQEQLKSTTYNFGTTQIFTGGEEIKNGNGIYTVIGIGQNNIDIFGASSKRGLQNQRIQLAQKVYQLSELALELEVKKAWINALHSKRNYNLYKELDSIYINFEKAVALNYEVEAISKLEYSAAKNQALQIRNKFMHSKSEYDIALQKLNLWFVSDTLFTVPDKIKTDVEINVDSFNAEKHPLYNMAELQVTEKEAIYKSAKADNLPKLNLQGGFQKLNGNSGFYTYQAGVSIPFLSGIHKAKIKTAKIDTEIAKANIQFKKQEVQSKFIQANKNHQKWKTSWLFFKNEVLPLVKEQKVGALFAYKEGEIDYTTFTQLIKEAIQSELEAQEAFINYLESTFQLQYFNQ, from the coding sequence ATGATTAATAAAATCATTGATTTTTCAATCAATAATAAATTTATCATTGGTTTGTTAACGCTTACCATTATTGGAGCAGGAATATGGAGTGCTACCCAAGTACCAATTGATGCTGTTCCAGATATTACCAACAACCAAGTACAAGTCATTACACAAGCACCCAATTTAGGAACAGAAGATATTGAGCAAATTATAACATATCCAGTAGAAATTGCAATGAGTAATTTACCCAATGTTCAAGAAATTCGTTCAATTTCTCGTTTTGGATTATCTGTGGTTACCATAGTTTTTGATGATGATATGGGTACATATTTGCCTCGTCAATTAGTTGCTGAAAAATTGAACGACATTAAAGAACAAATTCCTACTGGTTTTGGAGAACCTTCAATAGGGCCTATTTCATCTGGTTTAGGAGAAATATATCAATATACATTAAAAGTACAACCAGCATATAAAGATAAATATTCGATTACTGATTTACGTACCATGCAAGATTGGATTGTACAACGTCAAATGGCAATGGTAGAAGGTGTTGTGGAAGTAAATGCCATTGGTGGAAAAATTAAGCAGTATGAAGTTGCTGTTGACCCAAACGAATTGCGAGCAATCGGAATAACAATAACCGATATTTTTGAAGCGCTTGAAAATAATAACCAAAATACTGGAGGTGCCTATATCGAAAAAAATCATCAAGCTAATTTTATTCGTGGTGAAGGTTTGGTTCGAACTTTAGACGATATAAAAAAAATAACAATAAAAAATACAAATAATATTCCCATTACTATTGGCGACATTGCCAAAGTACAATTTGGTTCTGCAACTCGTTATGGAGCAGTAACAAAAGATGGCGAAGGCGAAGTTGTAGGAGGTGTAGTAATGATGCTTAAAGGAGCAAACTCTAATGATGTTATAGAGAATGTTAAAGAAAGAATAGCTCAAATTGAAAAATCTTTACCAGAAGGTGTAACATTTGAACCTTTATTAGACCGAAGTAAATTAATAGCAGAAACGACATCAACTGTAGCAACAAATCTTATTGAAGGTGCATTAATAGTAATTTTTGTTCTTATTTTCTTGTTAGGAAATTGGCGAGGTGGTTTAATAGTGGCATCTACTATTCCATTATCATTATTATTTGCTTTTATATTGATGAATGTTTTTGATGTTTGGGCAAACCTAATGAGTTTAGGGGCAATAGATTTTGGTATTATTGTAGATGGTGCAGTAATTATTGTAGAAAGCACAGTTTTTCTTATCGCATCAAAAGTATTAAAGAAAAGGAAATTAACATCTAAAGAAAGAGATGATGTTGCAGCAGATGCCTCAAAAAAAATGATGAATGCTGCCTTTTTTGGTCAGCTAATTATTTTAATTGTATTTCTACCAATATTAGCATTAGAAGGTATTGAAGGTAAAATGTTCAAACCAATGGCATTAACATTTATTTTTGCAATGATTGGTGCTATGGTTCTTTGTTTAACGTATGTACCAATGATGTCTGCATTGATCTTAAGAGCACCAAAATCCGACAAAAAATCTTATGGAGATAAATTTGTGCATTGGGTAGAATGCAAATACCAACCTTTATTGGAAAAAGCTTTAAAAAAAGGAAAATTAATAATTAGTCTTTCAGTTGTTTTATTTGGTATTACAGTTTTTATGTTTACAAGAATGGGTGGCGAATTTATACCACAGCTTGATGAAGGTGATATTGCATTTCACGCCATTTTAAAACCAGGTAGTTCATTAACTGAAACTATTGAAACAACTACAAAAATTGAGCAAATTGTAAAAGCAGAATTTCCAGAAGTTGAAAATATTGTAAGTCGAATTGGTGTTGCAGAAATACCAACAGACCCAATGCCTATGGATATTGCAGATATTTTTGTGATTCTAAAACCAAAAAGCGAGTGGACTACTGTAGCTTCTAAAGACGAGCTTATTGAGCAAATGAAAGAAGCAGTTGAAATAATTCCAGGTGTTAATTATGAATTTACGCAACCTATTGAAATGCGTTTTAATGAATTATTAGAAGGTGTTCGAGAAGATATTGCTATAAAAATTTATGGGGAAGATATAAATGTATTATCTCAAAAAGCAGATGAAATTTCTAAAATTATTGCAGGAACAGAAGGTATTGGAGATATGAAATCTGAAGCTACAACTGGTTTACCGCAAATTACCATAACGTATAATAGAAATAAATTAGCTCAATATGGCCTTCAAATAAATAAGATGAATCAATTGGTGCAATCTGCTTTTGCAGGCGGTAAAGCTGGGATAATTTTTGAAGGAGAAAAAAGATTTGATTTGGTGGTAAGATTAGATGCTGCAAATCGTACAGATATTACTGATGTTCAGAATTTATTTATCAATTTACCTTCTGGTGCACAAATACCACTAAATGAAATTGCAGATGTAAGTTATAAAGCTGGGCCAATGCAAATAAGTAGAGATAATACAAACAGAAGAACTTATGTTGGTATTAATGTTAGAGGACGTGATGTAAAATCTTTGGTAATGGAAATAAAATCGAAGTTAAATGCGCAATTAGAATTACCAACAGGTTATTTTATACGTTATGGTGGTGCTTTTGAAAACTTAGAACGTGCCAGTAATCGTTTACTAACAGTTGTACCAATCGCATTATTACTAATTTTTGTACTCATATATTTTGCTTTAAAATCGTTACCACAAACTTTAATGATTTACATCGCAATTCCAATGGCAACTATTGGTGGTGTTATTGCATTATGGTTAAGAGATATGCCTTTTAGTATTTCTGCAGGTGTTGGTTTTATTGTTTTATTTGGTGTTGCAGTTTTAAACGGATTGGTAATGATTAGTGGATTGAATGAATTAAAAGAAGAAGGAGTTATCAATCTTAAAGATAGAATTATAGAAGGTACAAAACGTAGAATTAGACCTATTATGTTAACTGCATTTACAGACGTTTTAGGTTTTTTACCAATGGCAATTTCGGCATCAGCTGGTGCAGAAGTACAACAACCTTTAGCAACAGTTGTAATTGGTGGTTTATTAACGTCTACATTATTAACACTATTCGTTTTACCAATTTTATATCATTGGGTAGAAAACAAATCATTCAACTTGAGAGCAAATAAAAAAATAATTACAGTTACAGCAATAGTGGTTTTTATATTTTTCTTACCATCAACTGGAAACGCACAGGAAATTAATGATACGTTGCCAGTTATTTCAATGAAGGAAGCTGTAAAATTATCAAAAGAAAATTATCCATTATTAAAACAAAAGCAGTTAGAAATCAACAAACAAGAGCAGCTAAAAAGTACAACTTACAATTTTGGTACAACTCAAATTTTTACTGGAGGTGAAGAAATTAAAAATGGTAATGGAATTTATACAGTTATAGGTATTGGCCAAAACAACATTGATATATTTGGTGCTTCTTCAAAAAGAGGATTACAAAATCAACGTATCCAATTGGCTCAAAAAGTATACCAATTATCAGAATTAGCTTTAGAATTAGAAGTGAAAAAAGCTTGGATAAATGCCTTACATAGTAAAAGAAATTACAACTTGTACAAAGAATTAGATTCTATTTACATCAATTTTGAAAAAGCTGTGGCATTAAATTATGAAGTAGAAGCTATTTCAAAATTAGAATATTCAGCAGCTAAAAATCAAGCCTTACAGATTCGCAATAAATTTATGCATTCAAAAAGCGAGTATGATATTGCTTTGCAAAAGCTAAATCTATGGTTCGTTTCTGATACTTTATTTACGGTTCCTGATAAAATTAAAACTGATGTAGAAATAAATGTCGATTCCTTTAACGCAGAGAAACATCCACTTTATAATATGGCAGAATTGCAGGTAACTGAAAAAGAAGCAATTTACAAAAGTGCAAAAGCAGATAATTTACCCAAGTTAAATCTTCAGGGTGGTTTTCAAAAATTGAATGGTAATTCAGGTTTTTATACCTATCAAGCAGGTGTTTCAATTCCTTTTTTATCTGGTATACATAAAGCAAAAATTAAAACAGCAAAAATAGATACTGAAATTGCTAAGGCTAATATTCAATTTAAAAAACAAGAAGTACAATCCAAATTTATTCAGGCTAATAAAAATCATCAAAAATGGAAAACTTCTTGGCTATTTTTTAAAAATGAAGTTTTACCACTTGTAAAAGAACAAAAAGTAGGAGCTTTATTTGCCTACAAAGAAGGTGAAATAGATTATACAACTTTTACACAATTGATAAAAGAAGCAATTCAATCTGAATTAGAAGCTCAAGAAGCATTCATAAATTATTTAGAAAGTACATTTCAACTACAATATTTTAATCAATAA
- a CDS encoding efflux RND transporter periplasmic adaptor subunit yields the protein MKKISYNILTIILLSIVLTSCVNGDKKIADSNNSIDKELEVNYKDAKEVMLTQKQFDALQMKIDTLTFRNMSGYVEANGTLEVPPQNEATITPVVGANVISINVIEGDKVNKGQVVAYLSHPNIIKMQTDYLNAFSNSNFLRKNYERQKKLYDAGVGSGANFQKSEAEYDVSKAMVNGLEAQLKLLNINTSLLKKGSIAQRISLCSPIEGFVQKVEVKTGQYVEPQTELFEIVNTHHVHADLMVFEKDVYKVKKGQKVMFNLQSNSDEEFSAEIYSVSKTFEDNPKALHVHAEIENKKGNLIPGMYIKGRIQVDNAEKKALPESAIIKEGNRFYVFTVKKENEDWSFTPVEVFVGAKDGNWVAVQFVEKLEKNTKFAYNNAYYLTAEMKKGEAEHKH from the coding sequence ATGAAAAAAATATCCTATAATATTCTAACAATAATCTTACTATCCATTGTGTTAACATCTTGTGTTAATGGTGATAAGAAAATAGCAGATAGTAATAATTCAATTGATAAAGAATTAGAGGTTAATTACAAGGACGCCAAAGAAGTTATGCTTACGCAAAAACAGTTTGATGCTTTGCAGATGAAAATAGACACTTTAACATTTCGAAATATGAGTGGTTATGTAGAAGCCAATGGAACTTTAGAAGTGCCACCACAAAACGAAGCAACAATTACGCCTGTAGTGGGTGCAAATGTAATTTCTATAAATGTTATTGAAGGCGATAAAGTTAATAAAGGTCAGGTAGTAGCGTATTTATCACATCCAAATATTATAAAAATGCAAACTGATTATTTGAACGCTTTTAGCAATAGTAATTTTTTAAGGAAAAATTACGAACGTCAAAAAAAACTATATGATGCAGGTGTTGGTTCTGGAGCAAATTTTCAAAAATCTGAAGCAGAATATGATGTCTCAAAGGCAATGGTAAACGGATTAGAAGCACAGCTAAAACTATTAAATATCAATACATCCTTATTGAAAAAAGGGTCAATTGCCCAAAGGATTTCATTGTGTAGTCCAATAGAAGGCTTTGTGCAAAAAGTTGAAGTTAAGACAGGACAATATGTAGAACCGCAAACCGAACTTTTTGAAATTGTAAACACACATCACGTTCACGCAGATTTAATGGTATTTGAAAAAGACGTTTATAAGGTTAAAAAAGGGCAAAAGGTGATGTTCAATCTACAATCTAATTCAGATGAAGAATTTTCCGCTGAAATTTATTCGGTAAGTAAAACTTTTGAAGATAATCCAAAAGCACTTCACGTTCACGCTGAAATTGAAAACAAAAAAGGAAATTTAATTCCAGGAATGTATATAAAAGGAAGAATTCAAGTTGATAATGCTGAAAAAAAAGCATTGCCAGAAAGTGCGATTATAAAAGAAGGCAATAGGTTTTATGTATTTACGGTCAAAAAAGAAAACGAAGATTGGAGTTTTACTCCTGTTGAAGTGTTTGTGGGTGCAAAAGATGGTAATTGGGTAGCAGTTCAATTTGTTGAAAAATTAGAAAAAAACACAAAATTCGCCTATAATAATGCCTATTATTTAACTGCTGAAATGAAAAAAGGAGAAGCAGAACACAAACATTAG
- a CDS encoding Fur family transcriptional regulator: MITVEQLLESKNIRVTAMRLLIYMFLAEKEVAVTLSDIENAFEKAERTTLYRTIKTFEQKAIVHQIDDGTGITKYALCEKGCNCEIETDLHLHFHCNNCNETICLTEHKIPQIKVPNGFISEDINLVVKGVCDKCSGL, from the coding sequence ATGATAACAGTAGAACAATTATTAGAGTCAAAAAATATACGTGTAACAGCAATGCGTTTGCTTATTTATATGTTTCTTGCAGAAAAAGAAGTGGCTGTAACACTAAGTGATATAGAAAATGCTTTTGAAAAAGCAGAAAGAACAACACTTTATAGAACTATAAAAACTTTTGAACAAAAAGCAATAGTGCATCAAATTGATGATGGAACAGGAATTACAAAATATGCATTATGTGAAAAAGGATGTAACTGTGAAATTGAAACTGATTTACACTTACATTTTCATTGTAACAATTGTAACGAGACCATCTGTTTAACAGAACATAAAATTCCACAAATAAAAGTGCCAAATGGTTTTATTTCTGAAGACATAAATTTGGTCGTAAAAGGTGTTTGTGATAAATGTAGTGGGTTATAA
- a CDS encoding heavy metal translocating P-type ATPase, whose protein sequence is MKKKKINLKDLKPSSEAEHSHNDGHNHGDQANNFKAYVPAIISFIMLIIGIVLDYFNTEFFKDWIRIVWYGVAYIPVGLPVVKEGWESIIKGDVFTEFFLMSIATIGAFVIGEYPEGVAVMLFYAVGELFQNAAVNRAKGNIKALLDVRPNEALVYRNKDYKSVNPETVEIGEKVKVRVGEKIPLDGILLSEKGSFNTAALTGESKPNTITKGEKVFAGSINIDGVIEIETTKEFKDSSISRILDMVQNATARKSKTELFIRKFARVYTPIVVFLAIGVTFLPYFFVNDYVFRDWLYRALIFLVISCPCALVISIPLGYFGGLGAASKNGILFKGASFLDAMTKINILVMDKTGTVTKGVFKIKEIKAFNWEESEFMKYLMAMEKQSTHPIAKAILEYKEEGAGFEASKVSEIAGKGLKGIVNSKSVLVGNKALMIDNNIKVSKEIDTIVESIVLVAIDNTFAGFVVIADELKEDAKETIVALHKKGIKKIIMLSGDKDSITQKVASELNIKEAKGGLLPEDKLNEVEKLKQNPKNKIAFIGDGINDAPVLAASDVGIAMGGLGSDVAIETADVIIQTDQPSKVVKAIQIGRSTRKIVWQNIGLAFGVKVIVLILGAGGLATMWEAVFADVGVALLAILNAVRLQKMKWD, encoded by the coding sequence ATGAAAAAAAAGAAAATCAATTTAAAAGATTTAAAACCAAGTTCAGAAGCAGAACATTCTCATAATGATGGTCACAATCATGGTGATCAAGCTAACAATTTTAAAGCGTATGTTCCAGCAATTATAAGTTTTATAATGCTAATTATTGGTATCGTATTAGATTATTTTAATACTGAATTTTTTAAAGATTGGATTCGCATTGTTTGGTATGGTGTTGCCTATATACCTGTTGGATTACCTGTAGTAAAAGAAGGTTGGGAAAGTATTATAAAAGGCGATGTTTTTACAGAGTTTTTTTTAATGTCTATTGCAACTATAGGAGCATTTGTAATTGGAGAATATCCAGAAGGAGTTGCAGTAATGTTGTTCTATGCAGTTGGAGAACTGTTTCAAAATGCAGCAGTAAATAGAGCAAAAGGTAATATTAAAGCGTTACTCGATGTTCGCCCAAATGAAGCTTTAGTATATCGAAATAAGGATTATAAATCGGTAAATCCTGAAACAGTAGAAATTGGAGAAAAAGTAAAAGTTCGAGTTGGTGAGAAAATTCCTTTAGATGGCATTTTATTATCAGAAAAAGGGTCTTTCAATACAGCAGCTTTAACTGGTGAAAGCAAGCCAAATACAATTACAAAAGGAGAAAAAGTATTTGCAGGAAGCATTAATATAGATGGTGTTATCGAAATTGAAACTACAAAAGAATTTAAAGACAGTTCTATTTCTAGAATTCTGGATATGGTTCAAAATGCAACCGCTCGTAAATCTAAAACCGAATTGTTTATTAGAAAATTTGCGAGGGTTTATACACCAATTGTTGTGTTTTTAGCAATAGGGGTTACATTTTTACCTTACTTTTTTGTAAATGATTATGTGTTTAGAGATTGGTTGTATAGAGCTTTGATTTTTCTTGTAATTTCTTGTCCTTGTGCTTTGGTAATTTCTATTCCTTTAGGATATTTTGGTGGATTGGGTGCAGCTTCAAAAAATGGTATTTTATTTAAAGGAGCTTCATTTTTAGATGCAATGACTAAAATAAATATTTTGGTAATGGATAAAACTGGAACTGTAACAAAAGGAGTTTTTAAAATTAAAGAAATTAAAGCTTTTAATTGGGAAGAAAGTGAGTTCATGAAGTATCTGATGGCTATGGAAAAGCAATCTACACATCCCATTGCAAAAGCTATTTTAGAATATAAGGAAGAAGGTGCAGGTTTTGAAGCTTCCAAAGTATCTGAAATTGCAGGAAAAGGGTTGAAAGGAATCGTTAATAGTAAAAGTGTTTTAGTTGGAAATAAGGCATTGATGATAGATAATAATATAAAAGTTTCTAAAGAAATCGACACTATTGTAGAATCTATTGTTTTAGTGGCTATTGATAATACATTTGCTGGCTTTGTTGTTATTGCTGATGAATTAAAAGAAGATGCCAAAGAAACAATTGTAGCATTACATAAAAAAGGCATCAAAAAAATAATAATGCTTTCTGGCGACAAAGATTCTATTACTCAAAAAGTAGCATCAGAATTAAATATTAAAGAAGCCAAAGGTGGTTTACTACCTGAAGATAAGTTGAACGAAGTAGAAAAACTAAAACAAAACCCTAAAAATAAGATTGCTTTTATTGGGGATGGGATTAATGATGCACCAGTTTTAGCTGCAAGCGATGTTGGTATTGCAATGGGTGGTTTAGGGAGCGATGTTGCCATTGAAACAGCAGATGTAATTATTCAAACAGATCAACCTTCAAAAGTTGTAAAAGCGATTCAAATTGGTCGCTCAACAAGAAAAATTGTTTGGCAAAATATTGGGTTAGCGTTTGGTGTAAAAGTAATTGTGCTAATTTTAGGAGCAGGTGGTTTAGCTACAATGTGGGAAGCCGTTTTTGCAGATGTAGGTGTTGCGTTATTAGCTATTTTAAATGCTGTTAGGTTACAAAAAATGAAGTGGGATTAA